The genomic DNA CATGGTTTGGAGGAATGACCGGAGGACTTGAAGTGCTTTTAGGTTCAACCGGAGGATTCTTAATAGGATTTATTATTGCATCATACTTTATTGGATCAATAACTGAAAAGTATGCAAAATCACGTAACTTTACCAGAATGGCTATTGTTATTGGTATTGCAAACTTTGGATTAATCTACATTCCTGGATTAGCAGGTCTTGCGTTATTCCTTTCTTCACAAGGAATGGCCTTTGGAGTTGTTGATTTATTAATGATGGGTCTCGTACCTTTCATTGCAGGAGACATCGTGAAAATATTAGGTGCTGCATCAGTTTCCAAAGTATTTTTACCAAAAGACTAAAAAGGTTTTAAAACCTTTTCTTTTTTTTATTTTAC from uncultured Methanobrevibacter sp. includes the following:
- a CDS encoding biotin transporter BioY — translated: MNLNIDNYYSTRKDVFERIQDASTATKLLMSLMMACFTGIMAQIIIPLPWTPVPITAQTFAVLCSGLFLGRKYGCLSQILYVVLGVAFIPWFGGMTGGLEVLLGSTGGFLIGFIIASYFIGSITEKYAKSRNFTRMAIVIGIANFGLIYIPGLAGLALFLSSQGMAFGVVDLLMMGLVPFIAGDIVKILGAASVSKVFLPKD